Proteins from a genomic interval of Pseudomonas asplenii:
- a CDS encoding septal ring lytic transglycosylase RlpA family protein, with amino-acid sequence MQALPIAKPLKLLAYTTLAVLVVSCSTSRSPYQSSSSNAVRSKPGLDINRAHKDGAPWWDVDVSRIPDATPTLHSGPYKANSYTVLGKTYFPLQDSKNYVAQGTASWYGTKFHGQNTANGEVYDLYGMSAAHKTLPLPSYVRVTNLDNNRSVILRVNDRGPFYSDRIIDLSYAAAKKLGYAEIGTARVKVEGIDPQQWWAQRGRPAPLMLNEPQVAQASTPALTASTGAIEQWTPPPQQHATDVVPVQVEAKKNAPASASGQYLQVGAFANPDAAELLRSKLSSMVKAPVFVSSIVRNQQTLHRVRMGPIGTPDEVLQVQNSVRLANLGSPSLVTSE; translated from the coding sequence ATGCAGGCTTTACCGATTGCAAAACCACTGAAGCTGTTGGCCTACACCACGCTGGCGGTGCTGGTGGTCAGTTGCTCGACCAGTCGCTCGCCCTACCAGTCGTCATCTTCCAATGCGGTGCGCTCCAAGCCCGGCCTGGACATCAATCGGGCCCACAAGGATGGCGCGCCGTGGTGGGATGTCGATGTGTCGCGGATTCCCGACGCCACGCCGACCCTGCACTCCGGCCCCTACAAGGCCAACTCCTACACGGTATTGGGCAAGACCTACTTCCCGCTGCAGGACTCCAAAAACTACGTCGCCCAGGGCACCGCGTCCTGGTACGGTACCAAGTTCCATGGTCAGAACACCGCCAATGGCGAGGTCTATGACCTGTACGGCATGAGTGCCGCACACAAGACGCTGCCGCTGCCCAGTTATGTGCGGGTGACCAACCTGGACAACAACCGCAGCGTGATCCTGCGCGTCAACGATCGCGGGCCGTTCTATTCCGACCGGATCATCGACTTGTCCTATGCCGCAGCGAAAAAGCTCGGTTATGCCGAGATCGGTACGGCACGGGTCAAGGTCGAGGGCATCGATCCGCAGCAATGGTGGGCCCAGCGCGGCCGGCCGGCGCCGTTGATGCTCAACGAGCCGCAGGTGGCCCAGGCCTCGACGCCGGCGTTGACGGCCTCCACCGGCGCCATCGAGCAGTGGACACCACCGCCGCAACAACATGCCACCGACGTGGTTCCCGTTCAGGTCGAGGCAAAAAAAAACGCTCCTGCGTCAGCCTCTGGCCAGTATCTCCAGGTGGGCGCCTTCGCGAACCCGGACGCTGCCGAACTGCTCAGGTCGAAGCTGAGCTCGATGGTCAAGGCGCCGGTGTTCGTCAGTTCGATCGTGCGCAACCAGCAGACACTGCATCGGGTGCGGATGGGACCGATCGGCACGCCGGATGAGGTCCTGCAGGTGCAGAACAGTGTCCGTCTGGCCAATCTCGGCTCGCCGAGTCTGGTGACGTCGGAGTAA
- the mltB gene encoding lytic murein transglycosylase B → MQVMRDWVARYAPWMGLVGCLGTAPGALAGDYEGSPQVAEFVGEMTRDYGFAGEQLMEVFRQVERKQSILDAISRPAERVKPWKEYRPMFLTDARVARGVDFWRQHEAALARAEQEYGVPAQVIVAIIGVETFFGRNTGNYRVIDALSTLGFDYPPRAEFFRKELREFLLLAREEQLDPLSLKGSYAGAMGLPQFMPSSFRAYAVDFDGTGHINIWTNADDAIGSVASYFKRHGWVTGEPVVSRADVRGDQVDQGLSPGLDPVKTVGELRALGWSSHDALRDDMPVTAFRLEGDNGPEYWMGLKNFYVITRYNRSVMYAMAVHQLSDLLVQARGVK, encoded by the coding sequence ATGCAAGTGATGCGCGACTGGGTCGCTCGATACGCTCCCTGGATGGGCCTTGTCGGCTGTCTGGGGACGGCGCCGGGTGCGCTGGCCGGTGATTACGAAGGATCGCCGCAAGTCGCCGAGTTCGTCGGTGAAATGACCCGCGACTATGGTTTTGCCGGCGAGCAGTTGATGGAAGTGTTCCGTCAGGTCGAGCGCAAGCAGAGCATTCTTGATGCGATTTCCCGGCCGGCCGAACGGGTCAAACCGTGGAAGGAATACCGGCCGATGTTCCTCACCGATGCCCGGGTCGCCCGTGGTGTGGACTTCTGGCGCCAGCACGAGGCGGCCCTGGCCCGCGCCGAGCAGGAATACGGCGTGCCGGCCCAGGTGATTGTCGCGATCATTGGCGTGGAAACCTTTTTTGGCCGCAACACCGGCAATTACCGGGTGATCGACGCGCTGTCGACCCTGGGCTTCGATTATCCGCCGCGTGCCGAATTCTTCCGCAAGGAGCTGCGCGAGTTCCTGCTGCTGGCCCGCGAGGAGCAGCTCGATCCTCTGAGTCTGAAGGGCTCCTACGCCGGGGCGATGGGCTTGCCGCAGTTCATGCCGAGCAGTTTTCGCGCCTATGCGGTGGACTTCGACGGCACCGGCCACATCAATATCTGGACCAACGCCGACGATGCCATCGGCAGCGTTGCCAGTTATTTCAAGCGCCACGGCTGGGTGACTGGCGAACCGGTGGTTAGTCGGGCTGACGTGCGCGGCGATCAGGTCGACCAGGGGCTGAGCCCAGGTCTTGACCCGGTGAAGACGGTCGGGGAGTTGCGGGCACTGGGCTGGTCGAGTCATGATGCGCTGCGCGATGATATGCCGGTGACGGCGTTTCGCCTGGAAGGCGACAATGGGCCTGAATACTGGATGGGCCTGAAGAATTTTTATGTGATCACGCGCTATAACCGCAGCGTAATGTACGCCATGGCCGTGCATCAGCTGTCTGACCTGTTGGTCCAAGCACGGGGCGTCAAGTAA
- the rodA gene encoding rod shape-determining protein RodA, whose translation MRRRATLLQRMHIDGPLLVLLLTLAAGSLFVLYSASGKSWDLLIKQATSFGIGLVSMIVIAQFEPRFMARWVPLAYVLGVMLLVVVDVMGHNAMGATRWINIPGVIRFQPSEFMKILMPATIAWYLSKRTLPPQLKHVGISLMLIGVPFILIVRQPDLGTSLLVLAGGAFVLFMGGLRWRWILSVLAAAVPVAVGMWFFIMHDYQKQRILTFLDPESDPLGTGWNIIQSKAAIGSGGVFGKGWLLGTQSHLDFLPESHTDFIIAVMGEEFGLVGICVLLLLYLLLIGRGLVITAQAQTLFGKLLAGSLTMTFFVYVFVNIGMVSGLLPVVGVPLPFISYGGTSLVTLLSAFGILMSIHTHRKWIAQV comes from the coding sequence ATGCGCCGCCGCGCCACGTTGCTGCAGCGCATGCACATCGACGGTCCACTGCTGGTCCTGTTGCTGACCCTGGCGGCGGGCAGCCTGTTCGTGCTGTATTCGGCCAGTGGGAAAAGCTGGGACCTGTTGATCAAACAGGCCACTTCCTTCGGCATCGGCCTGGTGTCGATGATCGTCATCGCCCAGTTCGAGCCGCGCTTCATGGCGCGCTGGGTGCCACTGGCCTATGTGCTGGGGGTGATGCTGCTGGTGGTGGTGGATGTCATGGGCCACAACGCCATGGGCGCCACGCGCTGGATCAACATTCCCGGAGTGATCCGCTTCCAGCCGTCGGAATTCATGAAGATTCTGATGCCGGCGACCATCGCCTGGTATCTGTCCAAGCGCACGCTGCCGCCGCAGCTCAAACATGTGGGGATCAGCCTGATGCTGATCGGCGTGCCCTTCATCCTGATCGTGCGCCAGCCCGACCTCGGCACCTCGCTGCTGGTGCTCGCCGGCGGCGCATTCGTGCTGTTCATGGGCGGCCTGCGCTGGCGCTGGATCCTCAGCGTACTGGCTGCTGCGGTGCCGGTGGCGGTGGGCATGTGGTTCTTCATCATGCACGACTACCAGAAGCAGCGGATCCTGACCTTCCTCGATCCGGAAAGCGATCCGCTGGGCACCGGCTGGAACATCATCCAGTCCAAGGCGGCGATCGGTTCTGGCGGCGTATTCGGCAAGGGCTGGTTGCTGGGAACCCAGTCGCACCTGGACTTCCTGCCGGAAAGCCACACCGACTTCATCATCGCCGTGATGGGCGAAGAGTTCGGCCTGGTGGGAATCTGCGTGCTGCTGCTGCTCTACCTGTTGCTGATCGGCCGGGGCCTGGTGATCACCGCCCAGGCCCAGACCCTGTTCGGCAAGCTGCTCGCGGGCAGCCTGACCATGACTTTTTTCGTTTATGTTTTCGTCAATATCGGTATGGTCAGTGGATTGTTGCCGGTGGTGGGGGTGCCGTTGCCATTCATTAGCTACGGCGGAACTTCGCTGGTGACCCTGTTGTCAGCGTTTGGGATTCTGATGTCGATCCATACCCACCGCAAATGGATCGCACAGGTTTGA
- the mrdA gene encoding penicillin-binding protein 2: MTQPIRLKDHEKDARLVRNRVVVGAVVVVLLICVLIARLYFLQVIQYDYHSTLSENNRVHVQSIPPPRGLIYDRNGVVVADNRPSFSLSMTRERAGNWQEVLDVIVEVLQLTPEDRVLFEKRMRQGRRPFEPVPILFELTEEQIARVAVNQFRLPGVEVVAQLVRHYPQGAHFAHSVGYMGRINEKEAKVLDAVNYSGTHHIGKTGIERFYEAELHGQVGYEEVETNARGRILRVLKRTDPVPGKDIVLSLDIKLQEAAEEALGGRRGAVVALDPNTGEVLAMVSQPSFDPNLFVTGISFKAYAELRDSIDRPLFNRVLRGLYPPGSTIKPAVAIAGLDSGVVSASTRVFDPGYYELPNYDHKYRNWNRTGDGWVDLDTAIMRSNDTYFYDLAHKLGIDRLASYMNKFGLGQKVSLDMFEESPGLMPSREWKRTTRRQAWFPGETLILGIGQGYMQATPLQLAQATALVANKGVWNRPHLAKTVEGQRPKDDNPMPDIVLRNPSDWDKVNHGMQQVMHGARGTARKASIGAQYLIAGKSGTAQVVAIKQGEKYDRSKVLERHRDHALFVGFAPANNPKIVVAVMVENGESGSGVAAPVVRQVMDAWLLGPDGRIKPEYAGTTTAEATP; this comes from the coding sequence ATGACCCAGCCGATTCGCCTCAAGGACCACGAGAAAGACGCCCGTCTGGTGCGTAACCGTGTCGTGGTCGGCGCGGTGGTGGTCGTGCTGCTGATTTGTGTGCTGATCGCGCGCCTGTATTTCCTGCAGGTGATCCAGTACGACTACCACTCGACCCTGTCGGAAAACAACCGCGTCCACGTGCAGTCGATCCCGCCGCCCCGCGGCTTGATCTACGACCGCAATGGTGTGGTGGTTGCCGATAACCGGCCGAGTTTCAGCCTGAGCATGACCCGCGAGCGGGCCGGCAACTGGCAGGAAGTGCTGGATGTGATCGTCGAGGTGTTGCAACTGACGCCCGAGGATCGCGTGCTCTTCGAAAAACGCATGCGCCAGGGGCGCCGGCCGTTCGAGCCGGTGCCGATCCTGTTCGAACTCACCGAAGAGCAGATCGCCCGGGTCGCCGTTAACCAGTTCCGCCTGCCGGGCGTCGAGGTGGTTGCGCAACTGGTACGTCACTATCCACAGGGTGCGCACTTCGCCCATTCGGTGGGCTACATGGGGCGGATCAACGAGAAAGAGGCCAAGGTTCTCGACGCGGTGAACTACAGCGGCACCCACCACATCGGCAAGACCGGCATCGAACGCTTCTATGAGGCGGAGTTGCATGGCCAGGTCGGTTACGAGGAAGTCGAGACCAACGCCCGTGGACGTATCCTGCGGGTGCTCAAGCGTACCGATCCGGTGCCGGGCAAGGACATCGTCCTGAGTCTGGACATCAAGTTGCAGGAAGCCGCCGAGGAAGCCCTCGGGGGGCGACGCGGCGCGGTGGTAGCGCTCGATCCGAACACTGGCGAAGTGCTGGCAATGGTCAGTCAGCCGAGTTTCGATCCGAACCTGTTCGTCACCGGCATCAGCTTCAAGGCCTACGCCGAACTGCGCGACTCCATTGACCGACCGCTGTTCAACCGGGTTCTGCGCGGCCTCTATCCGCCGGGCTCGACCATCAAGCCGGCGGTGGCAATCGCTGGCCTGGACAGTGGCGTGGTCAGTGCCTCGACGCGGGTTTTCGACCCTGGCTACTATGAGCTGCCGAACTACGATCACAAATATCGCAACTGGAACCGTACTGGTGACGGCTGGGTCGATCTCGACACCGCGATCATGCGTTCCAACGATACCTATTTCTATGATCTGGCCCACAAGCTGGGCATTGACCGCCTGGCCAGCTACATGAACAAGTTCGGCCTGGGTCAGAAGGTTTCCCTGGACATGTTCGAGGAATCGCCAGGGTTGATGCCGTCGCGCGAGTGGAAGCGCACCACGCGCCGCCAGGCCTGGTTCCCGGGCGAGACGCTGATCCTCGGGATCGGCCAGGGCTACATGCAGGCCACGCCGCTGCAACTGGCCCAGGCCACGGCCCTGGTGGCGAACAAGGGCGTGTGGAACCGGCCGCATCTGGCGAAGACCGTCGAGGGCCAGCGGCCGAAGGATGACAACCCGATGCCGGACATCGTCCTGCGCAATCCATCGGACTGGGACAAGGTCAACCACGGTATGCAGCAGGTGATGCACGGGGCACGGGGTACCGCACGCAAGGCTTCCATCGGCGCGCAGTACCTGATCGCCGGCAAGAGCGGTACGGCCCAGGTCGTGGCGATCAAGCAGGGCGAGAAATACGATCGTTCCAAGGTCCTTGAGCGCCATCGTGACCACGCCCTGTTCGTCGGCTTTGCTCCGGCCAACAATCCGAAGATTGTCGTCGCGGTGATGGTCGAGAACGGTGAGTCCGGTTCCGGCGTCGCGGCGCCGGTGGTTCGTCAGGTGATGGATGCCTGGCTGTTGGGCCCGGACGGCCGGATCAAGCCTGAATATGCGGGCACTACTACAGCGGAGGCTACGCCTTGA
- the rlmH gene encoding 23S rRNA (pseudouridine(1915)-N(3))-methyltransferase RlmH, with amino-acid sequence MRLRLIAVGSRMPKWVEEGWHEYAKRLPSELALELVEIPLNTRGKNADVARFIRQEGEAMLAKVGPNERVVTLEVHGKPWSTEQLAVELDRWRLDSRTVNFMVGGPEGLAPEVCARADQRWSLSPLTLPHPLVRILIGEQLYRAWTVLSGHPYHK; translated from the coding sequence GTGCGTCTGCGTCTGATTGCCGTCGGTTCCCGCATGCCCAAGTGGGTGGAAGAGGGTTGGCACGAATATGCCAAGCGTCTGCCTTCCGAACTGGCGCTGGAGTTGGTGGAGATACCGCTCAATACCCGGGGCAAGAATGCCGACGTGGCCCGCTTTATCCGTCAGGAGGGCGAAGCCATGCTGGCCAAGGTCGGCCCCAACGAGCGGGTCGTCACGCTGGAAGTCCATGGCAAACCATGGAGCACCGAGCAGTTGGCGGTCGAACTGGATCGCTGGCGGCTGGATTCGCGTACGGTCAACTTCATGGTGGGCGGCCCCGAAGGGCTGGCGCCGGAAGTCTGTGCGCGGGCTGACCAGCGCTGGTCGCTGTCGCCGTTGACGTTGCCGCACCCGCTGGTGCGGATTCTGATCGGCGAACAGTTGTATCGAGCCTGGACCGTGTTGTCCGGCCACCCCTACCACAAATAA
- the rsfS gene encoding ribosome silencing factor, with product MTNNDVNKVKRKGTFKSAPLPEKVISGEPLKGDELVKIAVAALEDVKAQDILVIDVREKQSITDFMIIATGTSNRQIGAMLDKVREAVKALGVKPLGEEGRGDSDWVLLDMDDVIVHMMTASARQFYDLERLWQGAEQSRSASAAHHSPENTHEYFTKLNKDME from the coding sequence ATGACGAACAACGACGTAAACAAAGTAAAGCGCAAAGGCACCTTCAAAAGTGCTCCGTTGCCTGAGAAAGTGATCAGCGGTGAGCCGCTCAAGGGCGACGAACTGGTCAAGATTGCCGTGGCGGCACTGGAAGACGTCAAGGCCCAGGACATCCTGGTGATCGACGTTCGCGAAAAGCAGAGCATCACCGACTTCATGATCATCGCCACCGGTACCTCCAACCGCCAGATCGGCGCGATGCTGGACAAGGTCCGCGAAGCGGTCAAGGCACTGGGCGTCAAGCCGCTGGGCGAGGAAGGTCGGGGCGACAGCGACTGGGTACTGTTGGACATGGATGACGTGATCGTCCACATGATGACCGCCAGCGCCCGTCAGTTCTATGACCTGGAGCGTCTGTGGCAGGGTGCCGAGCAGAGCCGTTCGGCCAGCGCCGCACACCACAGCCCGGAAAATACCCATGAGTATTTCACCAAGCTCAACAAGGACATGGAATAA
- the nadD gene encoding nicotinate-nucleotide adenylyltransferase produces the protein MTLREVPPRRIGVLGGTFDPVHIGHLRGALEVGELMDLDELRLMPSARPPHRDTPQVSALDRLAMVECAVAGISPLVVDDRELQRDKPSYTIDTLELMRAELAAEDQLFLLLGWDAFCGLPTWHRWEELLLHCHILVLQRPDADSEPPDALRNLLAARSVSDPKALPGPGGHITFVWQTPLAVSATQIRQLLASGKSVRYLVPDAVLAYIDAHGLYRASN, from the coding sequence TTGACCCTTCGCGAAGTTCCACCTCGGCGTATTGGCGTGCTCGGCGGAACCTTCGATCCGGTGCACATCGGCCATTTGCGCGGTGCCCTGGAAGTCGGAGAGTTGATGGACCTCGATGAGTTGCGCCTGATGCCCAGCGCCCGGCCACCTCATCGCGACACGCCGCAGGTCTCGGCACTCGATCGGTTGGCGATGGTCGAGTGCGCAGTGGCAGGCATCTCGCCGCTGGTGGTCGACGACCGCGAGCTACAGCGGGACAAACCGTCCTACACTATCGACACCCTGGAACTCATGCGGGCCGAGTTGGCCGCCGAGGACCAGTTGTTTCTGTTACTGGGCTGGGACGCATTCTGCGGCCTGCCCACGTGGCATCGCTGGGAGGAACTGCTCCTGCATTGCCATATTCTGGTGCTGCAACGCCCGGATGCCGACAGCGAGCCGCCGGATGCCTTGCGCAACCTGCTGGCCGCGCGGTCGGTCAGCGACCCGAAGGCCCTGCCGGGGCCTGGCGGGCACATTACATTCGTCTGGCAGACACCCCTCGCGGTGTCGGCCACCCAGATCCGTCAACTGCTGGCCAGCGGTAAGTCGGTACGTTACCTGGTGCCTGACGCGGTCCTGGCCTATATCGATGCGCACGGGCTGTACCGTGCGTCGAACTGA
- a CDS encoding glutamate-5-semialdehyde dehydrogenase has translation MTESVLDYMTRLGRAAREASRVIGRASTAQKNRALHAAAAALDGARDELVAANELDLAAARANGLEPALVERLALTPARIDSMIVGLRQVASLPDPVGAIRDMSYRPSGIQVGKMRVPLGVVGIIYESRPNVTIDAASLCLKSGNATILRGGSEAINSNRAIAACIQRGLDEAGLPAAVVQVVEVTDRAAVGALISMPEYVDVIVPRGGKGLIERISRDARVPVIKHLDGICHVYVSAHADLDKARRIAFNAKTYRYGICGAMETLLVDKAVAESFLPAMAEQFRAKGVELRGCERTRAIIEVVAATEEDWNTEYLAPILSIRVVDGLDMAVEHINGYGSHHTDSIVTQDLAESRRFMADVDSSSVMLNTPTCFADGFEYGLGAEIGISTDKLHARGPVGLEGLTCEKYIVVGDGQLRGQESL, from the coding sequence ATGACCGAGTCCGTTCTTGACTACATGACCCGCCTGGGTCGCGCAGCCCGCGAGGCTTCCCGCGTGATCGGCCGTGCCAGCACCGCGCAGAAGAATCGTGCGCTGCATGCCGCCGCCGCCGCGCTGGATGGTGCGCGTGACGAACTGGTTGCCGCCAACGAGCTCGACCTGGCCGCTGCTCGCGCCAATGGTCTGGAGCCGGCACTGGTCGAGCGTCTGGCGCTGACCCCGGCGCGGATCGACAGCATGATCGTCGGCCTGCGTCAGGTGGCGAGCCTGCCGGACCCGGTCGGTGCGATCCGTGACATGAGCTACCGCCCGTCGGGGATTCAGGTCGGCAAGATGCGGGTGCCCCTGGGGGTCGTGGGGATCATCTACGAATCGCGGCCGAACGTGACGATCGATGCCGCCAGCCTGTGCCTGAAGTCCGGCAATGCCACCATCCTGCGTGGCGGTTCCGAGGCGATCAACTCCAACCGTGCCATTGCCGCCTGCATCCAGCGCGGCCTGGACGAGGCCGGCCTGCCGGCCGCCGTGGTGCAGGTGGTGGAAGTCACCGACCGCGCCGCCGTGGGTGCACTGATCAGCATGCCCGAGTACGTCGACGTGATCGTTCCTCGCGGCGGCAAGGGCCTGATCGAGCGGATCAGCCGCGACGCCCGGGTACCGGTGATCAAGCACCTGGACGGCATCTGCCACGTCTATGTCAGTGCCCATGCCGACCTGGACAAGGCCCGGCGCATCGCCTTCAACGCCAAGACCTACCGCTACGGTATCTGCGGCGCCATGGAAACCCTGCTGGTGGACAAGGCCGTTGCCGAGTCCTTTCTGCCGGCCATGGCCGAGCAGTTCCGCGCCAAGGGTGTCGAGCTGCGTGGTTGCGAGCGGACCCGGGCGATCATCGAGGTCGTGGCCGCGACTGAAGAGGACTGGAACACCGAATACCTGGCGCCGATCCTGTCGATCCGCGTCGTCGATGGCCTGGACATGGCCGTCGAGCACATCAACGGCTACGGTTCCCACCATACCGATTCGATTGTCACCCAGGACCTGGCCGAATCCCGGCGTTTCATGGCTGACGTCGATTCCAGTTCGGTGATGCTCAACACGCCGACCTGTTTCGCCGATGGTTTCGAATACGGATTGGGTGCCGAGATCGGCATTTCTACTGATAAGCTGCACGCCCGGGGACCTGTGGGTCTGGAAGGCCTGACCTGCGAGAAGTACATCGTGGTCGGCGACGGGCAGTTGCGTGGTCAGGAGTCGCTCTGA
- a CDS encoding DNA-3-methyladenine glycosylase, with protein MSNLTPLPLPNALPDSFFDRDAQLLARELLGKVIRHRVGDLWLAARIIETEAYYFEEKGSHASLGYTEKRKALFLDGGHIYMYYARGGDSLNFSAQGPGNAVLIKSAYPWTDERSGPASLAQMQLNNPDSRGGPRPAQKLCAGQTLLCKALGLKVPIWDAKRFDPQRLYVEDVGNKPKQIIQTTRLGIPHGRDEHLLYRFVDAEYATCCTRNPLRRGQVEGKDYHRLP; from the coding sequence ATGTCCAACCTGACACCCCTTCCTCTGCCAAACGCCCTGCCAGACAGCTTTTTCGACCGCGACGCACAACTGCTCGCCCGCGAGCTGCTGGGAAAAGTCATACGCCACCGCGTCGGCGATCTGTGGCTCGCGGCGCGCATCATAGAAACCGAAGCCTATTACTTCGAGGAAAAAGGCAGCCATGCCTCGCTCGGCTATACAGAAAAGCGTAAGGCTTTGTTTCTGGATGGCGGACACATCTATATGTATTACGCCCGGGGTGGCGATTCGCTGAACTTCAGCGCCCAGGGACCGGGGAACGCGGTCCTGATCAAATCGGCCTATCCCTGGACCGATGAACGCTCCGGACCCGCCAGCCTGGCGCAGATGCAACTGAACAACCCCGACAGCCGGGGCGGCCCACGCCCGGCGCAGAAACTGTGTGCCGGCCAGACACTGCTGTGCAAGGCACTGGGGCTGAAGGTGCCGATCTGGGACGCCAAACGCTTCGATCCGCAACGGCTGTATGTCGAAGACGTCGGCAATAAACCGAAACAAATCATTCAGACCACCCGCTTGGGCATTCCCCACGGGCGGGACGAACATCTGTTGTACCGCTTCGTCGATGCCGAGTATGCCACCTGCTGCACCCGCAACCCCTTGCGGCGAGGACAGGTCGAAGGCAAGGACTACCACCGACTCCCCTGA
- a CDS encoding bifunctional DedA family/phosphatase PAP2 family protein: MGPWLDSITGWLTANPQWLGMALFIVACIECLAIAGIIVPGTVLLFAIAALAGSGALPLGETLLLGFLGGLLGDGLSYTLGRRFHQNIRRLPGLRQHPEWMSGAESYFQRYGIASLLVGRFIGPLRPMLPMIAGMCDMPLPRFIGVSLIAGAGWSVVYLLPGWATGAALRLPLPEGFWPQTAVVAAGLAALVGLCIHCSLKRHPRATLLISGLCLALLIGLFLGYPHLHAFDQGLMTLIQEHRDSTLDLIAVIITRLGDFRTQFIVAAVLTVLLFLARQWRHAVFFGATLALTAIGNTVTKHLFARMRPEVLTDPITSYSMPSGHSSGSFAFFLMLAVLAGREQPPRMRVTWLLLGCLPAFAVALSRVYLGAHWPTDILAGALLAIGVLAASLTLSQRHLPLTAMPPKAWWLILPAAVALYGFHALWHVEHQVLRYAY, from the coding sequence ATGGGTCCATGGCTCGATAGCATCACCGGCTGGCTGACAGCCAATCCCCAGTGGCTCGGTATGGCCCTGTTCATCGTCGCTTGCATCGAATGCCTGGCCATCGCCGGGATTATCGTGCCCGGCACGGTACTGCTGTTCGCCATCGCGGCCCTCGCGGGCAGCGGCGCCCTACCCCTGGGTGAAACCTTGCTGCTGGGATTCCTAGGCGGCTTGCTCGGTGACGGGTTGTCCTACACCCTCGGCCGGCGCTTTCACCAGAACATCCGGCGCCTGCCCGGCCTGCGCCAGCATCCGGAATGGATGAGCGGTGCCGAGTCCTACTTCCAGCGCTACGGTATCGCCAGCCTGCTGGTCGGACGCTTCATTGGCCCACTCAGGCCGATGCTGCCGATGATTGCCGGCATGTGCGACATGCCACTGCCACGCTTCATCGGCGTCAGCCTGATCGCCGGAGCCGGCTGGTCGGTGGTTTATCTGTTACCGGGCTGGGCCACCGGCGCGGCCTTGCGCCTGCCGCTGCCCGAGGGCTTCTGGCCACAGACCGCAGTGGTCGCGGCCGGCCTGGCGGCGCTGGTCGGCCTGTGCATCCACTGCAGCCTCAAGCGCCATCCGCGGGCGACGCTGCTGATCTCGGGCCTGTGCCTCGCGCTGCTGATCGGTCTGTTTCTCGGCTACCCGCACCTGCACGCCTTCGACCAGGGCCTGATGACGCTGATCCAGGAACATCGCGACAGCACCCTCGACCTGATCGCCGTGATCATCACCCGCCTGGGCGATTTCCGGACCCAGTTCATCGTCGCAGCCGTGCTCACGGTCCTGCTGTTCCTTGCCCGGCAATGGCGGCATGCGGTGTTTTTTGGTGCCACCCTGGCGCTCACGGCAATCGGCAACACCGTCACCAAGCACCTGTTCGCACGCATGCGCCCGGAAGTGCTGACCGATCCGATCACCAGCTACAGCATGCCCAGCGGGCACAGTTCGGGGTCGTTTGCCTTCTTCCTGATGCTGGCGGTGCTGGCCGGTCGCGAGCAACCGCCCAGAATGCGCGTGACCTGGCTCCTGCTGGGCTGCCTGCCGGCGTTCGCGGTGGCGTTGTCGCGGGTGTATCTGGGCGCACACTGGCCGACGGACATTCTCGCCGGGGCATTGCTGGCCATCGGCGTACTGGCCGCCAGCCTGACCCTCAGCCAGCGTCACTTGCCACTGACAGCCATGCCACCCAAAGCCTGGTGGCTGATTCTGCCAGCGGCCGTGGCGTTGTACGGTTTTCATGCGCTGTGGCACGTGGAGCATCAGGTGCTGCGGTACGCCTACTAG
- a CDS encoding LON peptidase substrate-binding domain-containing protein, with amino-acid sequence MSLALFPLNTVLFPGCTLDLQIFEARYLDMISRCMKQGSGFGVVCILDGEEVGQAPQGFALIGCEALIRDFQQQDNGLLGIRVEGGRRFRVLDSTLQKDQLIVAEVEWLDEIPEQPLQEEDEDLVALLKALAEHPMVAALDMGSEASGQQSLANQLSYLLPFSDADKIDLLELDDPQQRLDAIQALLDELQGELFT; translated from the coding sequence ATGAGCTTGGCGCTGTTCCCCCTGAACACTGTGTTGTTCCCCGGTTGTACCCTCGATCTGCAGATTTTCGAGGCGCGCTACCTGGACATGATCAGCCGCTGCATGAAACAGGGCAGCGGTTTTGGCGTGGTGTGCATCCTTGACGGTGAAGAAGTCGGCCAGGCGCCACAAGGCTTTGCGCTGATTGGCTGCGAGGCGCTGATCCGCGACTTCCAGCAGCAGGACAATGGCCTGTTGGGGATTCGTGTTGAAGGCGGTCGGCGCTTTCGGGTGCTCGACAGCACATTGCAGAAGGATCAGTTGATCGTTGCCGAGGTCGAGTGGCTGGACGAGATTCCCGAGCAGCCGTTGCAGGAGGAGGACGAGGATCTGGTGGCCTTGCTCAAGGCGTTGGCCGAGCACCCGATGGTCGCCGCCCTGGACATGGGCAGCGAAGCCTCCGGGCAGCAGTCGCTGGCGAATCAACTGTCTTATCTGCTGCCCTTTTCCGATGCGGACAAGATCGATCTGCTGGAACTCGACGACCCGCAGCAGCGGCTGGATGCCATCCAGGCGCTGCTCGACGAGTTGCAGGGAGAGCTGTTCACCTGA